Proteins encoded in a region of the Canis lupus familiaris isolate Mischka breed German Shepherd chromosome 1, alternate assembly UU_Cfam_GSD_1.0, whole genome shotgun sequence genome:
- the LATS1 gene encoding serine/threonine-protein kinase LATS1 (The RefSeq protein has 3 substitutions compared to this genomic sequence): MKRSEKPEGYRQMRPKTFPASNYTGSSRQMLQEIRESLRNLSKPSDAAKTEQNVSKMSTEDPRLVRNPPKFGTHHKALLEIRNSLQPFANETSRSTSEVNPQMLQDLQAAGFDEDMVIQALQKTNNRSIEAAIEFISKMSYQDPRREQMAAAAARPINASLKPGSVQQSVNRKQSWKGSKESLVPQRHGPPLGESVAYRSESPNSQTDVGRPLSGSGITAFAQAHPSNGQRVNPPPLPQVRSVTPPPPPRGQTPPPRGTTPPPPSWEPNSQTKRYSGNMEYVISRISPVPPGAWQEGYPPPPLNASPMNPPNQGQRGISSVPVGRQPIIMQSSNKFNFPPGRPGIQNGSGQTDFMIHQNVPAGTVNRQPPPPYPLTPTNGQSSSALQTGGSAASSSYTNGNIPQSMMVPNRNSHNMELYNINAPGLQTTWPQSSSAPAQSSPGSGHEIPTWQPNIPVRSNSFNNPLGNRTSDSANSQPSATTVTAITPAPIQQPVKSIRVLKPELQTALAPTHPSWIPQPIQTVQPSPFSEGTTSNMTVMPPVAEAPNYQGPPPPYPKHLLHQNPSVPPYESINKSSKEDQASMPKEDESEKSYENVDGGDKEKKQITTSPITVRKNKKDEERRESRIQSYSPQAFKFFMEQHVENVLKSHQQRLLRKKQLENEMMRVGLSQDAQDQMRKMLCQKESNYIRLKRAKMDKSMFVKIKTLGIGAFGEVCLARKVDTKALYATKTLRKKDVLLRNQVAHVKAERDILAEADNEWVVRLYYSFQDKDNLYFVMDYIPGGDMMSLLIRMGIFPENLARFYIAELTCAVESVHKMGFIHRDIKPDNILIDRDGHIKLTDFGLCTGFRWTHDSKYYQSGE; the protein is encoded by the exons ATGAAGAGAAGTGAAAAGCCAGAAGGATATAGACAAATGAGGCCTAAGACTTTTCCTGCCAGTAACTACACTGGCAGTAGCCGGCAGATGTTGCAAGAAATTCGGGAATCCCTTAGGAATTTATCCAAGCCATCCGATGCTGCTAAGACTGAGCAGAACGTGAGTAAAATGTCAACCGAAGATCCCCGACAAGTCAGAAATCCACCGAAATTTGGGACGCATCATAAAGCCTTGCTGGAAATTCGAAACTCTCTACAACCATTTGCAAATGAAACAAGTCGAAGTACTTCAGAAGTTAATCCACAAATGCTTCAAGATTTGCAAGCTGCTGGATTTGATGAG GATATGGTTATACAAGCTCTTCAGAAAACGAATAACAGAAGTATAGAGGCAGCAATTGAATTCATTAGTAAAATGAGTTACCAAGATCCTCGCCGGGAACAGATGGCCGCAGCAGCTGCCAGACCTATCAATGCCAGCTTGAAACCAG GGAGTGTGCAACAATCAGTTAACCGCAAACAAAGCTGGAAAGGTTCCAAAGAATCCTTAGTTCCTCAAAGACATGGCCCTCCACTAGGAGAAAGTGTGGCCTATCGTTCTGAAAGTCCCAACTCGCAGACCGATGTAGGAAGGCCTTTGTCAGGCTCTGGTATAACAGCATTTGCTCAAGCTCACCCTAGCAACGGACAGAGAGTAAACCCCCCACCACTTCCTCAAGTAAGGAGCGTCactcctccaccacctcccagAGGCCAGACTCCTCCTCCAAGAGGTACAACTCCACCTCCTCCATCTTGGGAACCAAACTCTCAAACAAAGCGGTATTCCGGGAACATGGAATACGTAATCTCCAGAATCTCTCCTGTTCCACCTGGAGCCTGGCAGGAGGGTTATCCTCCACCACCTCTGAATGCATCCCCAATGAATCCTCCGAATCAGGGACAGAGAGGCATTAGTTCTGTTCCTGTTGGCAGACAACCAATCATCATGCAGAGTTCCAACAAATTTAACTTTCCACCAGGAAGACCTGGAATTCAGAATGGTAGTGGTCAAACTGATTTTATGATACACCAAAATGTTCCTGCTGGCACTGTGAATCGGCAACCACCCCCTCCATATCCTCTGACCCCAACTAATGGACAAAGCTCTTCTGCTTTACAAACAGGGGGATCTGCTGCATCTTCATCATATACAAATGGAAATATTCCCCAATCTATGATGGTGCCAAACAGAAACAGTCATAACATGGAACTTTATAACATTAATGCACCTGGACTGCAAACAACTTGGCCTCAGTCATCTTCTGCTCCAGCCCAGTCATCCCCAGGCAGTGGGCATGAAATCCCCACATGGCAACCTAACATACCAGTGAGGTCAAATTCCTTTAATAACCCATTAGGAAATAGAACAAGTCATTCTGCTAATTCTCAGCCTTCAGCTACAACAGTCACTGCTATTACACCAGCTCCTATACAACAGCCTGTGAAGAGTATACGTGTTTTAAAACCGGAGCTACAGACTGCATTAGCACCTACACACCCTTCTTGGATACCACAGCCAATTCAGACAGTTCAGCCTAGTCCTTTTTCTGAGGGTACCACTTCAAATATGACTGTTATGCCTCCTGTTGCTGAAGCTCCAAACTATCAAGGTCCACCTCCACCTTATCCAAAACATCTACTACACCAAAATCCATCTGTTCCTCCatatgaatcaatcaataaatctagCAAAGAGGATCAGGCAAGCATGCCTAAGGAAGATGAGAGTgaaaaaagttatgaaaatgtTGATGGTggggataaagaaaagaaacagattacAACCTCACCTATCACCGttaggaaaaacaagaaagatgaaGAGCGAAGGGAATCTCGTATTCAAAGTTATTCTCCTCAGGCATTTAAATTCTTTATGGAGCAACATGTAGAAAATGTACTCAAATCTCATCAGCAACGTCTACATCGTAAAAAACAATTAGAGAATGAAATGATGCGg GTTGGATTATCTCAAGATGCGCAGGATCAAATGAGAAAGATGCTTTGCCAAAAAGAGTCTAATTACATCCGTCTTAAGAGGGCTAAAATGGACAAGTCTATGTTTGTGAAGATAAAGACACTAGGAATAGGAGCATTTGGTGAAGTCTGTCTAGCAAGAAAAGTAGACACTAAGGCTTTGTATGCAACAAAAACTCTTCGAAAGAAAGATGTTCTGCTTCGAAATCAAGTTGCTCATGTTAAAGCTGAAAGGGATATCCTGGCCGAAGCTGATAATGAATGGGTAGTTCGTCTGTATTATTCATTCCAAGATAAGGACAATTTATACTTTGTAATGGACTATATTCCTGGGGGTGATATGATGAGCCTGTTAATTAGAATGGGCATCTTTCCAGAAAATCTGGCACGATTCTACATAGCAGAACTTACCTGTGCAGTTGAAAGTGTTCATAAAATGggttttattcatagagatattAAACCTGATAATATTTTGATTGATCGTGATGGTCACATTAAATTGACTGACTTCGGCCTCTGCACTGGCTTCAGATGGACACATGATTCTAAGTACTATCAGAGTGGtgagtaa